TTGTGATTGATTTGCTTGTTGCCTTTTTATTCCATTATGCATCATTTATCTGATCCTTATTCACAACATCGTACTTGTTAATTGCTTTTGTATTTGGTTCTAATGAGGTCTTAATCTTTTCCTTGGAGTTGAAATTGCCAATCTTGTTAAGATAGAAGTTTTTGGGCCTGTTGGAATCTTTTGTAAGTTGTTTGGGAAAGGAATGCTATTTGGAGATTGAAGTAGAGGCCCATTAATCACTAAAAgcattgattattattattattattattattattattattattattattattattattatgtttttttggGTGTGTTTTAGATTGTTTCCTTGAAACTTTTGCATAAATTCATTGATTTGGTTACactttctatttaaatttttatttatttatttattttttactttatttgattttGCTAACCAAACATGCCgtaatttttgtattttcataATTGTGCAGTTTGTGAAATTTAAACATTATATGAAAGATGGTTGGGGCCTAGCAACTAATGGTTTTATTTTGTTTGGAAGTGATGGAACTTCAACATTATATCAGATGGATTCCCGAACATTTAAAGGTTTCTTATATGCAACAAATAATGTTTAGGGTCATTTTTAACTTTTGATTTATgatgtttgttttgttttgtattaCCAATGCCTCTAACTAGTTTCCATTGATACAGTACTAAGAAAACAAAAAGTCAAATACAAAGGTCGCGAAGTGTACAATCTCAATGAACTTGAATTTATGAACGGTGAAATCTTGGCAAATATTTGGCTGGTTAGTAATCGTATCTTTGAAGAAAAAATTAGGTCTTTCTGAGGGACCAGTGTGTTCTTCCTATCAATTCTCTTTAGCCAATGAAATCATACCAAACAGTGTGTCATGTAAGTTCTACATGATTACATGTGAGTCATACCAAACTTCTTACTTGAGCCCACATGCCACGCTACTTGGTATAATTCCATTAGTCAAGAAGGACCGATAGGACCACAATTGTCCTCTAAGAGgacttcatttttatttgtttctttggGATTATTGATATATATTTGATATTTCTATTTCTAGGAGATGATGTTCCTTTTGGAAGTCAAGTAGCATAACACTTGTTACTAGATGTTTATTTCCACGCCTGGGGGAAGTTGTTGTAAAAGTTTGAGGGCCCATtcgtcattttttttatttttataatatttttattaaataaatgaacaataataaacaattttgggcataaatagttttttttattttattttttttaaagaattacaaaaaaggtcatcttgttttctaatttttcaaatttgtatagaaaagttgagcaaacataaattttattatttccctagatttctaactcttttTTGGATAGGAAAGTAAAGAATTCGGATCTTGAACTTTAATTTGTATCTATTATACATAGAGTTTCTTGTAAATCTACACAAATTCACATTCAAGACccaaaatttataattataaatattatattgtaaattgtttagaaaataaaaaaatttatttttttgttattattttaaaatctagaataaaaattttaaaaattgtttcgTACATTCAAAGAAACCcttatgttttttaaaaaaaaaaaattaaaaaaataagataaaattttaaaaaattgaaaaatattttccatgactAAATGGGTCTTAACATATTGAGTTTGCAAATTCTAAAATATCAAGTTCCTTGAGGAACCATTTCTATTTTCTATTGCCTAATGAATCATTTATATTTTCTACTTGAGCAGACTGACTGCATTGCTAGAATCTCAGTGAAAGATGGGAGtgttcttggatggattttcctATCAAACTTAAggttttattttccctttctattttctttttaatgcatctaatattttcatttgaaactacttataagaaattatttatttaaaaaaaatacttataataataataatttaaaattagttttctaaaataaattattttcttaaaaaaatattttaaaaaatattttaaataatttaaattaataaatatttattttttaaaacgtTCCAAACTTAGACTGAATAATGATCTAAAGAACAACTTCAAATTGATTTTTGGCAGTTGATTAACTCTTTCTTCTCATGTCCTTATAGGGAAAGGCTAGTGGCAGCTGGAGCAAAGGTAAGCTAGGGCCTTTTGTAGATGCAAgtagggtgagcataattcgggaaaTCCGAATTAACCGATCAATTTTGATTGGTTCTATTTGGTTAAGAAATAGGATCGGTTTGATTCAATTACGGTTTTACCGAATTTTGATTTATCAgttatcggttcggttaagaggagttttaattcgattaaccgaattacctaaaaaggtaattcggtcgggtatGGTTCGGTGAGCTCCCTTTgttcggtcggtttggttaatAGAAATCATTAACTAAAACTTTTGATTAATTTGAtcaattaaccgaatttgacTGAACCGATTGTTTGTTCACCCCTATGATGCAACCTATACTTGAACActataaaattttaattgttaATCTCACCTCTAAATTTCTTAATCCTTGATTTCACTATCTTGTAGGGTATTGATGTTTTGAATGGCATAGCATGGGATTACAAGCAAAAACGTCTTTTTGGTAAGTCGTGTCAATAGACGATTCATCTTCAAATTATATCGTGTTCGAAAGAATGAatttaagggttttttttttggcGTTTAATtcgtatcttttttttttttatttaatcgaTTCAATTTGATTTGATATGattcattttctagtttttttggAATACCCATCTGattctgcatttttttttttggtagtgaCAGGAAAATTATGGCCAAAGCTTTATGAAATCAAGTTGCAACCAATGAGGAAACCATTGAATGGATCAATTGAGCATCTTTGCATGCCACACCCTTCTAATTTTTCACATCAATAAATCCCATTGAGATGACGAGCATGATTGAGCAACTCGCCTTGTTTGTTTCGATTCTTAGACAAAATCCCAATTCGAGCAATTGTGTGCTAAATTACAAAATGGTTTTTCTTCCTAATAAATTGCAGTTAGAAGACCAAACTTACTTATATTTCTAATTGACTTCATATGTTCTTTACTTGTTTTGAAAAGAGTATGGGATTGCATAATGGAATTTATGAACGTAGCAAATAATGAAGCaccaaaatataatatatatacagaATATATCTGTAAATAACAAGGATCAACACGAAaatatacgtggttcggcaatgcctacatccacaggagcaattcGGCAAAGGTTTTACTATGTAAAATGAAAGTGCACAATACAAATGGTTTACAGTGATCTTCTGCGTCACAATATGTCCACAATgacatatttaacaacccctcggaggcttccctccaaatacccaatcgTCCCaacattcacattcaaaatttgaattcttttttGTAGCCCcaagaacactcgtcgatgagaaggcACCATTTGTCGACGAGTGGACCACACTTGTCGATGAATAAACCCTTTTCATTGACGAGTGctaaatttatgaatatttctGCTCTTAGTatctcagatgtctgaacttttctggctctcggtatctccactcgtcgacgaataaggCCCACTCGTCTATGATTTCCCTGCTGCACAGTACAAAGACTTCATTCATAtgtttttcttcatttgtttATGAACTCCACTAAGTATAAAGgccacacaaatacaacaatctccagTTTGGTAATTATATGCCCCATAGGAGAACCTGAAGTAAGttcaagtaatgcttgaactttttagtAGTGACCGGTTTTGTCAAAATATCCGCTGCGTTTTTAGACGTATGAACCTTTTCTAATACAAGTTCGCCTGAAGTAATCAACTCCCGAACCCTACGAAACTTCACATCAATAtatttggttctagcatggtacacttgattcttcactaagtaaatagcactctgatTGTCACAATGCAACATAACCCTATCTTGTTGTATGCCCACCTCTTTAACTAAatcggtaagccataaggcttcctttgcagttttggCAACTACCATATATTCAACTTCAGTTGTGAACAATGCCaccagagattgtaccatggatctccaacatataagTCCTCCTACAGGGATAAAGACATAACCCATTGTAGACTTCTTTCATCCATATCTTCTGCATAATCAAGATCTACAAACCC
The Malania oleifera isolate guangnan ecotype guangnan chromosome 13, ASM2987363v1, whole genome shotgun sequence DNA segment above includes these coding regions:
- the LOC131146502 gene encoding glutaminyl-peptide cyclotransferase-like isoform X2 codes for the protein MASPCSLFTKPFPIAFVLLLLILNLCWKSEPSVAGHAAADIQSVEVVNEFPHDRRAFTEGLVYGGSDTLFESVGLYGESSVRKVFLRTGKVEVLQKMNKSYFGEGLTLLGGRLFQVTWQTRIGFKYDRNNLSKFVKFKHYMKDGWGLATNGFILFGSDGTSTLYQMDSRTFKVLRKQKVKYKGREVYNLNELEFMNGEILANIWLTDCIARISVKDGSVLGWIFLSNLRERLVAAGAKGIDVLNGIAWDYKQKRLFGKLWPKLYEIKLQPMRKPLNGSIEHLCMPHPSNFSHQ
- the LOC131146502 gene encoding glutaminyl-peptide cyclotransferase-like isoform X1, whose amino-acid sequence is MASPCSLFTKPFPIAFVLLLLILNLCWKSEPSVAGHAAADIQSVEVVNEFPHDRRAFTEGLVYGGSDTLFESVGLYGESSVRKVFLRTGKVEVLQKMNKSYFGEGLTLLGGRLFQVTWQTRIGFKYDRNNLSKFVKFKHYMKDGWGLATNGFILFGSDGTSTLYQMDSRTFKVLRKQKVKYKGREVYNLNELEFMNGEILANIWLTDCIARISVKDGSVLGWIFLSNLRERLVAAGAKGIDVLNGIAWDYKQKRLFVTGKLWPKLYEIKLQPMRKPLNGSIEHLCMPHPSNFSHQ